TGGTAGTAAGGGAGAAGTGGTTTGGTCAGTAAGGGAGTGATTTCTGATGAAAGGAGAAACTAgtagtttttcctttggttAATGTATTTGCTTGAAATACATGAACCAATGGCCTAACTCAGTTCCTCCGTTTGAATGTCATCTCCCCACAACTTCCTCTCAATTGTCCTTATCTGTCAAGCTATCATCCATTGCATTGAATATCCCACCCACTTCTTTGACTTTCCAGGAAAGCATCTTCCATTTGTAGCTAAAGCCAAATACACTTTTGAATTAAATTGCCAAACTAAGCTAACCCTCTACCCAATGAACTCCTTTAGATTCTTGTTAGAGGACATGGTTTACCCAGCAGACCAAGGACATCCTCGTATGGAGGAACCAGACTAtgtccactataaaaggaacacTAAAGCATAACAAAGGGAGAGTTCTAGGAGTTCTGAgagtgagaaaaaaagaatcaaacaaaagaGCCAAGAATGAGGACTTTGTCCCATATCCTTCAAGATCTTCAAAAATATCACTTAGCCTCTAAAGAAACTCATACAAAAACATGCACACATCAGATCTCGCTCTCTCCCACAAAATCCTCCTCGCCTGACTATCTTGGAAGGAGATGTCCAAGTAAGGCAACTTGGatttgagttccaaatcccacaagtcttgtgcaaaagcattaagtctgtgagaattggggccaagGACCTTGTGGCTAGCCCCTTTTTATGACATTCattcatatatatgtatatgttttaAAATGCATATTCTAACTTGAAGGAAATAACAATTATTTAAGAATATTTGGATTATATAGTTGTTCTTATGCAGAACCTACAGAGGTAAAGGGAAAGGACAAAATTCATTGCATAGTAAGCATGGAGAAAAATCTTGTAGCTCAAGGAACCAATATTCCGAGTTCCCCAGATTGAATGCCTCTTGGTTCAAGGAAACAGCGTTTTAGGTTCCATGGATTAAAGACTTAATAGCTCAATGAACCACGACCTCATGCTCTACGAACCACAAGATCACGACCTGGGAACCACGACATCACACTCTGGGAACCATGACATAATGCTCAGGGAACCATGGCATATATTGTCCCCAGGGAACTACCACAGAATATTAGAATAATACCACACCAGAGTTTGGTGGAAGAACCATTGCAACATCTTTTCCAAGGAACCACCATGGAGGAACTACTACGATCTCTTTCCTGAGGAACCAAGTGAAGGACATCTGTCGCAGAAAGTAGTTCacacaataaaagataagccttaaatattccatttttaatctctttactattgtgaatattatgaatcttttttttttttttttttactcatttcATAAGAATAGAAGGTCATTTTGTAACATTCAAATACTtacaatgatattttattacttaGGAGAAAGCACTATTTTTCCTTGTGGTGTTCTATGTGACTTGTGCATAGGCCGATTCATATAACAATCCCAATAAGGCGCAAAGAACTGGACCTAGTTCACTCAACTTCTACTCCAACCCCTTCTCAGTGACCTGAGATCCCACATCAGCATTAGGTCTGGGAACTGTCTAACAAAAGAGACTCACACACCTTATATGTATTAACATTATTATaaatatcccataaaaaaataaaattaaaaattaaaaaaaattattataaatatccTTAAAATGTAACACCCATAGATTTCTTGAaatgaacttttattttatttgggggAGGTTGGGATtaaacttgatttaaaaaaataaaataaaaaaatacaaaagggaaggttttatctttttatggttttgtatgttttgttgtataatattttcCAATGTAGATACGGATATTTGTTTTTCGGTTTTTGGTAGTATTCATGAAAATGTTCTAGAAatcattttttggtgtttggcatgacataaaatatgaaaactttcTTTCATTGCAGATATACATATCCACAACCAAAACCCATTACAGATCAGTGATAAAAAATCCCAGACACCCATTACAGATCAACTACATCAGTAGATCGGCAAAGATCAAGAAGGGGGGATGGGAGTCTAtgcgaaaaagagagaggaatagGTGGTCTGGTCTATGCAAGAAAGAGtttggaaaatgttttacaaaataatgtCATAAAACAATTATACATATGTGTTTTCTTGTTCAACCGATTTTTTTTAGTGTGGCCAAGGTTTTACAAGAAAATGTAGTCAGCTAttatggaaaaataatataCTTTTGCCCCGTTCGCCCATTTCAGTTAATGTCagtctaaaaataataattatccgAGATCTATAGTTGATTTGCACTCGATGTTATTAgttagctctttttttttcttttttctttttttatataaaagataaaaattctactctattctaatctaagtgtatatgtatgtaaatCTCtcttctggagacttgaaccctgacccTTATCCCCAACACCTCACAAgaacttatatttgtggagtgaccatcgtaCCAAGAGTATGCGGTGGTATTATTAGTTAGATCTAAACCTTAatcaaattgttaaaattctGGTGCACAACTTTTCTGAAGTATGTTTTCTTggttacttttattttttgtaatggTACGgttttggtcaatttattttctttaaaaatgagACATAAGTGAGTTTAAATaaactgggtttttttttcatacatatttttttagataaacattaaaattaaaaaaataataaaataaaaacaaataaaaaataaaaacaaataagctaACCAATTGCACACGAGAGACTGCATGTTTTTGGGCTTGTTCGGTGTTGAAAGtggcaaaaaccaaaatagtaCCATCCATGAAGCTTGAAAATAAAGGCACATGTGTATTGTGTAAGTTGAAGAGCACAAAGTTTTCCACATTAGTTTTAATGTAAGTAACGCGAAGCAATGCCAAGCTGTGCTACTCCATATGTGAAAGCTTGTCATATACTCATATTGCGCAATAGAAGAAAAGATGATGGATTTTCATAATTAATAgtaacaaaattttccattagtTCTAAAAGTCACAATTATTTAACTGAGTTATGTAACAAATATTTCTTGGATTTTATATATCCTGCTACAAATCCTAGCGATATGTTAACTCTAGAAAGAATTTTATAGTTCAATTGATACTTTTTTGAGGTCATAAGTTGAAAACCCGATAGGTATCGTATTTGTGTAacctattaataaaaaataaaaaataaaaatctagatTTCATATCCGGACAATGAATCAGATTTTCTGTCAAGATCCTTATGCTACGATACATTCATGTGCTGTTGGATGCAAGTATTTCAGTGATACTTTGGGATATTATTGCATCTctgaaattttatatatattaaaaatgaatgtGATGTATCGTCCAAGACAAGCCAATGAACTTGTCCCATTATAATAAAGATTATCGACATTGCGCAGGCAATGATTtggaaatctctctctctttctctctcttatccATGAAAAAGAGTTAAAAGCGGTTAGTGTCCTCTCAAAGTTTCATCCATGATAAAGTGAGGAACCACATTTGAGTCTCCTACCAAATGGAGCGAAGTAGTACTTTTATTACTAGTGTGAGGGGAGGCCTTATTTTGGCTTATAGAGCAAGATAAATCAAACATATGGCCACCACCTTTGCTTATACCCCAAAGCACCCAACCATAACACTTAATTCTAGACAGAGTAATCAATTTTATTGCCAATGTAAAAGGATTTATATGCTTCTTAAACAAGAATACATTACAATGAGAGCTGAGGTGGTCTCACTTTCCAACTGAAACTTAATCATGCTGTTTTGTCACCTATATGTTCTAAAACTGACTCTCCCACCTTTCATATATGGTTGACAAGAATCATAAAATCCAATAACTGAAATTCTCTGCACGAACTCAACTGAACTAAAACCTGTCGGCCAATTTGCAATTGACAATGATCCCTTCTGCACCTTCTAAAATACTCATAGGCCTCTCATTAGACTCAGATGACAGCAAAGAAGCTCTCTCATGGGCAATCAGAGTCCTAGCCCATCCAAATGACACCATTGTTGCCATACACATTCTTGGTTAGTGTGTTTAACTTTATGAAACTTAAAAGCCGGCGTTTTGTCGAGTTTGTTAGTCTTTCAAATATCAATTCAGTACCTCATAAATCACAATTTGAAAAAAGTTACTGAATTTATCTTTTTGCATTATTTTCCAGCACTTTCTCCCAGGTTAAGCACTCATTGTTGTTGCATTTCATGCTTTCTTATAATTTGCTAATGGGAGTTTATTAGAGTGCATACCCTTTTCATGATTTTTGTCATCAAAAGAGTAGCATTAGCTGAAATTTAACTTACTTATGTTAATCAACAGTTGGtgatgagaagaagaagcatgAATTGGCAAAGAAAAAGCAATCAAAATTTCGCCAGGCTAAAGCCTATGTCATATCTGTTCTTGGAGAATTTGCCCAGACTTGCCAGTCTAAGCAGGTACTAGGCTTGGTGATATGTCAAAATATGCCCTACTGAACATATCTCAAATACTGTgtgtaatatataaatttaacaatgtttcaaaattttaataatttccttctagaGTTAAAGGTACAACGCTCATTGATATTCCATTTCCAGGTAAATTTGGAAGCTAGAGTGGGTTTCAGCTCCAGTGTTGGAAAAGGTTTGATTGAGGAAGTGAAATCCAGTTCAGctaacattcttcttcttcgtgGCTCAAGAAACAGTACAAATAGGTAAGAAATCTGGTtagttttaaaagttttaattcCATTCCTATAGATAAGTCATTGATaaactttcttttctctattaaTTTTCTTTCCTCAAGGTATTGCTTTAAGCATGCCCCAGATAGCTGTACATTGGTTTCAGTTGGAAAATGTGGAAGAGCTCAACAATATCTAGATACATATTCTCCAAATTCTGAAGGtacttttcaaaaagacaaatcCAGGATGGAATATGAACTTCTTTAATAGAAAATCTTCTAATGTGTCATTTTTTGCAGAAAGTTATCAATCTAGCTTAAGGTGGTCAAAGGGGAATATTCATAGTGACAGGGCAGCCTCCCCTGATCAAAACCCTGTTTTCTTGGACAACAAGAAAGACAACCATTCACCAACAACTATACCAGATGAACTTAGGGGAGAATCTTACAGCACAGAAGATGATACTTCTAGCTCTGGGGACACAAGCAACACGGAGTCTCCTCCTCTTGCTTCCAAGTTTAAGATCCAATCCAAGACAAGGAAGCAGCAGCTGTCTCCGTACAAACTTATTGCCTCATTCTTTGGTTCTCCATTAAGGAAAAGAAATGTTAGTTTATCCAACAAAGAAATGAAGCAGCCTTTGATTAAGTGCTTCAGCTTTGAGGAAATCTCCAATGCTACAAACAACTTCCACCAAGGTAATATTGAAAAGGCCTTAAAAGCTTTTGACAATATTAATTGTGGCAGTATTAGTCTCAGCAGCATTTCTGACTCTATAAGTTCCTTTCAAGTGCTTGAAACAATTACTAGTATTTTGTGTCAATATTTTGTGGGAATACGCTAGTAATCTGTCATAGCAACAGATTGACTAAATGTTTTTTCCTGTTTGTTTGCACCGAACATCAGATTATATAGTAGGCCAGGGCGGGTATTCAGAAGTATATAGAGGTGATCTTTCTGATGGAAAAACCATTGCAGTGAAGAGGTTGGCCAAGGACAACAAGGATGCTAAAAAGGAGAAAGAGTTCCTCACAGAATTGGGTATAATTGGACATGTATCCCATCCTAATACAGCTGACTTGCTTGGGTGCTGTTTTGAAAATGGACTCTacctaattttcaatttctcccAAAATGGAAATTTGTCAACTGCATTGCATGGTAAGAAGGGCCTCtatttctcttttcaatttcagtatATGCACATTGTTTTGTTTAGAAAatactacattttttttcttctaaataagCACAGTATCATTACATTATATGCAAATACCTTCAAAAAAATCAGACAGATTTAAGGAGGAAGAAACGGATTCATTATATGAGAACAAATGCACTTCACCATTTTAGGACAGTTAGGggaaattcaattaattttgcaAGGATTAACTGTTTGAACTATGACCAGGTAAAACATGCAAGTCACTTGAGTGGTCAATTAGATATAAGATTGTCATTGGAATTGCAAAGGGTCTGCATTATCTTCATGAATGTTGCAAGCATCGAATAATACATCGTGACATAAAGGCTTCAAATGTCCTTCTTGGTCCAGATTATGAACCCCAGGTGAAGACACAAATCACTTACTGAAATTCTGtagaataataattttcttgacAGTTTTAGTTTAATCCCATAATTTTTTCTTGTGTAGATTACTGACTTTGGGCTTGCAAAGTGGCTTCCTAACAAATGGACTCACCATGCTGTGATTCCAATTGAGGGTACATTTGGGTACCTAGCACCAGAGTACTTCATGCATGGAATTGTGGATGAAAAGATTGATGTTTTTGCATTTGGGGTTCTTCTTTTAGAGATCATCACTGGGCGGACGCCTGTGGATTCATCAATGCAAAATATCCTCCTTTGGGTATATAAACTGTCATCAATGTCTGTGCTAGAGATATTATGGTCCAAGAAACCAAAACCTATTTTTTGCACTAGAAGTACATGAGCCTACAATAAATTTGAGAAATAATGTAAGGTCTATATATTAGAAAACCTTAGGTTAACCTGAGGCTAACCGTGGGTTTAGTTTAATTGTTGTACAAGTACATGAGCCTTCTATAGGTTTGACCCTCTTGGGCATGATATCTCTAACACTCTGAACAAATTTATCCAAGAACTATTtgctaaaatgatttttttatatgtagGCCAAGCCTCTTATGGAGTCAGGAAACCTTGCCCAACTAGCTGATCCAAAAATGAAAGGCAAATATGATGTGGAACAGTTGCATAGAGTAGTGCTAACAGCTTCTTACTGTGTAAGACAGTCCTCAGTATGGCGTCCATCAATGAGTGAGGTACATGTTTTGTGTCTTCTTTTAGATACAATATTGAGTCCATTCATACAAGTAACACAATCTGATTATAAAACCATTGCTTGATTCCTTAGGTGTTGGAGCTTCTAACCAGTGGCCATGACTCTGGGGTTGCAAAGAGCTGGAGGATTCCCAAGTTTACCTCAGATGAGTTGGATGATTACTCCATGGTTTTTGGATATGATGTTCCATCAGATATTTCTCTGGAGGATTATTTATGAGTACATAGGCcaatttttatttctcttttttcccaTCTGATGATTTTTGAGTTTCTTGTGACAGGAGAATCATATAGTTTGACTAAGAAGTAAATCAAAAGCTGGCTGCTTATTTGTAACTTATGTATTTTGAAGTCCTGGATTGGAGGTTATGTAGAGTACAAAAGTTTCAAagatttctttgtttgtttgttttatattgAGTCCTGTGTGATTCATGTGTTACagtttagtataattttttattaagcaagaatgaaatttatttagaGTTCTTGATACAATAATCAAATTATTATGTAATAGTATGcagctttttagtttttacatagCAAGTGTACTTTCATATATGGATTTGGGATGTTCTAGAAGAATTGAAAAGGCAATTTCTTTGATCCTTTTATATTGTTAGAATAATTGTTAAATTAGTAAATGCAATATTTTCAAACAGTTTAAACATTTGGGACACTTGGTAGTTGGTAATGTTAATGTACCacagccccaaaaaaaaatgttagaatgATAGTTCAaagattaaattcacaattccttagtaacttaaatttcaaattaataaagttaatgccttcaaaaaaaaattaataaagttaATTAGGCCCATAAGGGggggaggattttttttatttagaatcaTATGCAAGGGAGttaagataaaaattaaagattaaattcatcattttgagCCGTTCTGGAAACACTGGGGATGAAATATTCCAATAGTTTCGACAGATAGCGATTTTTCAAATTAACCATCTGTTACCACTATTCCTGATTTGGTAAATCCTCATATCCCTCTAAATTTGTTTGATTCCCATATCAAACAAATTGATAAAGAGTGTGCAAAGTTTGACTTTGTGGAGTTATCCAAAAAAGACTGGGACTTATCTTACTATTTTATTCCTTTCTATACTCAACTCAATAGCAATATTTTAGAAGATGATAATGCTGGTGATGCTTCCTTTGCCTCCTATGATCATTTGCTTGAGGTggtgaa
This DNA window, taken from Quercus robur chromosome 2, dhQueRobu3.1, whole genome shotgun sequence, encodes the following:
- the LOC126715755 gene encoding probable receptor-like serine/threonine-protein kinase At5g57670; this translates as MIPSAPSKILIGLSLDSDDSKEALSWAIRVLAHPNDTIVAIHILVGDEKKKHELAKKKQSKFRQAKAYVISVLGEFAQTCQSKQVNLEARVGFSSSVGKGLIEEVKSSSANILLLRGSRNSTNRYCFKHAPDSCTLVSVGKCGRAQQYLDTYSPNSEESYQSSLRWSKGNIHSDRAASPDQNPVFLDNKKDNHSPTTIPDELRGESYSTEDDTSSSGDTSNTESPPLASKFKIQSKTRKQQLSPYKLIASFFGSPLRKRNVSLSNKEMKQPLIKCFSFEEISNATNNFHQDYIVGQGGYSEVYRGDLSDGKTIAVKRLAKDNKDAKKEKEFLTELGIIGHVSHPNTADLLGCCFENGLYLIFNFSQNGNLSTALHGKTCKSLEWSIRYKIVIGIAKGLHYLHECCKHRIIHRDIKASNVLLGPDYEPQITDFGLAKWLPNKWTHHAVIPIEGTFGYLAPEYFMHGIVDEKIDVFAFGVLLLEIITGRTPVDSSMQNILLWAKPLMESGNLAQLADPKMKGKYDVEQLHRVVLTASYCVRQSSVWRPSMSEVLELLTSGHDSGVAKSWRIPKFTSDELDDYSMVFGYDVPSDISLEDYL